A stretch of the Microtus ochrogaster isolate Prairie Vole_2 linkage group LG2, MicOch1.0, whole genome shotgun sequence genome encodes the following:
- the Ftcd gene encoding formimidoyltransferase-cyclodeaminase, with the protein MSQLVECVPNFSEGNNQEVIDAISRAISQTPGCVLLDVDAGPSTNRTVYTFVGRPECVVEGALNAARVASQLIDMSKHKGEHPRMGALDVCPFIPVRGVSMDECVLCAKAFGQRLAEELNVPVYLYGEAAQTPSRQTLPAIRAGEYEALPEKLKQAEWVPDFGPSSFVPSWGATVTGARKFLIAFNINLLSTKEQAHRIALNLREQGRGKDQPGRLKKVQGIGWYLDEKNLAQVSTNLLDFEVTALHTVYEEACREAQELNLPVVGSQLVGLVPLKALLDAAAFYCNREKLFVLEEEHRIRLVVNRLGLDSLAPFDPKERIIEYLVPASGPEQSLMDKSLLNFVREVGARSAAPGGGSVAAAVAAMGAALASMVGQMTYGRRQFDHLDSTMRRLIPPFHAASAQLIPLVDADAQAFAACLEAIKLPKNTAEERDRRACALQEGLRQAVAVPLKLAETVSQLWPVLKELALCGNLACLSDLQVAAKALETGVFGAYFNVLINLKDMTDDAFKEKMRHRISSLLQEAKTQAALVLDSLEARRE; encoded by the exons ATGTCCCAGTTGGTGGAATGTGTCCCCAACTTCTCAGAGGGGAACAACCAGGAG GTGATTGATGCCATTTCCCGAGCCATCTCCCAGACCCCAGGCTGTGTGCTACTGGATGTTGATGCTGGACCCTCCACCAACCGCACTGTCTATACTTTCGTGGGGCGGCCAGAGTGTGTGGTCGAGGGAGCTCTCAATGCTGCCCGCGTGGCCTCACAGCTCATCGACATGAGCAAGCACAAGG GAGAGCACCCTCGCATGGGTGCTCTGGATGTTTGCCCCTTCATCCCGGTGAGGGGCGTCAGCATGGACGAGTGTGTGCTCTGTGCTAAGGCCTTTGGCCAGCGGCTGGCAGAGGAGCTCAATGTACCAG TGTACCTCTATGGTGAGGCAGCGCAGACACCCAGTCGGCAGACCCTGCCGGCTATCAGGGCTGGAGAGTATGAGGCCCTGCCTGAGAAG CTCAAACAGGCAGAGTGGGTGCCTGACTTCGGCCCTAGCTCCTTTGTCCCCAGTTGGGGCGCCACTGTCACAGGTGCGCGGAAATTCCTCATTGCATTCAACATCAACCTGCTCAGCACCAAAGAACAGGCCCATCGCATTGCTCTCAACCTGCGGGAGCAGGGCCGCGGGAAAGACCAG CCAGGACGTCTGAAAAAGGTTCAGGGCATCGGTTGGTACCTGGATGAGAAGAACCTGGCTCAGGTGTCCACAAACCTCCTGGACTTTGAGGTCACAGCTCTGCACACAGTCTACGAGGAGGCCTGCAGAGAGGCTCAG GAGCTGAACCTCCCAGTGGTGGGCTCGCAGCTGGTGGGCCTGGTGCCTCTGAAGGCCTTGCTGGATGCCGCGGCTTTCTACTGCAACAGGGAGAAGTTGTTTGTTCTGGAGGAGGAGCACCGGATACGGCTG GTGGTGAACCGGCTGGGCCTGGATTCCCTGGCACCCTTCGACCCGAAGGAGAGGATCATTGA GTACCTGGTTCCAGCTAGTGGACCGGAGCAGAGCCTGATGGACAAGTCACTGCTCAATTTTGTTCGGGAGGTGGGCGCCCGCTCTGCTGCCCCAGGCGGCGGCTCTGTAGCAGCGGCTGTTGCAGCCATG GGTGCAGCCCTGGCCTCTATGGTGGGCCAGATGACCTACGGGCGGCGCCAGTTTGATCACCTGGACTCCACCATGCGGCGCCTGATCCCACCATTCCATGCGGCCTCTGCCCAGCTAATCCCATTGGTGGATGCTGATGCCCAGGCTTTTGCTGCCTGTCTG gAGGCAATAAAGCTGCCCAAGAACACAGCCGAAGAAAGGGACAG GCGGGCCTGTGCTCTGCAGGAGGGGCTGAGACAGGCGGTTGCTGTGCCACTGAAGCTGGCAGAGACTGTGTCCCAGCTGTGGCCAGTGCTGAAGGAGCTGGCCCTATGTGGGAACCTGGCCTGCTTGTCTGACCTGCAG GTGGCAGCCAAAGCCTTGGAGACAGGCGTGTTTGGTGCATACTTCAATGTGCTCATCAACCTGAAGGACATGACTGATGATGCATTTAAAGAGAAG ATGCGCCATCGAATCTCCAGCCTTCTGCAGGAAGCCAAGACCCAGGCTGCACTCGTGTTGGATAGCCTAGAAGCACGGAGGGAATAA